The following are from one region of the Coffea eugenioides isolate CCC68of chromosome 2, Ceug_1.0, whole genome shotgun sequence genome:
- the LOC113763997 gene encoding translocase of chloroplast 120, chloroplastic-like encodes MENGVGVVDGAPLGERKGVEEEVRGSTVEEMPMMESNELKESEGDDEVYEEAIAGDTPRVGFEKRVVSDGGNDKKLEDLDAGSEAEKFEEAIGLPSEDRKNEPGEEGLLSEQRTSPDGNLEEKSNGRRDNEKSGPVPVELQNGDHLHFDETLAHDTVADVATEQQGDQGHEPLGTQNANEVKGGNTGSLSEVETNGDILHQNNEGSEENETDGVMIAEHEHDKFKQLENASASVSSEPMNHSAEEQDGIPTSMAKGNQDSDDKLHEVVLTHSVSAIEHQEISLRQQNDLQPSLEEKAENTELERSLPTEDSMVEKSEKLGVRSAGLLAESLEGPKSQLPEKTVDDYEAMLDEPENKDEHKATNRVILQKSADFVAESSGGSQHELVDPNASVSESVLKEPEKKHKDEEYKEMKQSILRNEGEDVRPANASATARSSKASHPAGLGHSPLGTREQQVKPTPDIPSSSLGSATSAPVPPRPAGLGRAASLLEPAPRVAQQPRVNGTVSPVQNQLVEEPTNGEADETDETREKLQMIRVKFLRLAHRLGQTPHNVVVAQVLYRLGLAEQLRGRNGGRVAAFSFDRASAMAEQLEAAGQEPLDFSCTIMVLGKTGVGKSATINSIFDEIKFGTDAFQLGTKKVQDVVGTVQGIKVRVVDTPGLLPSWSDQRKNEKVLQSVKQYIKRTPPDIILYLDRLDMPSREFGDMPLLRTITEIFGPSIWFNAIVVLTHAASAPPEGPNGTTTSYDMFVTQRSHVVQQAIRQAAGDMRLMNPVSLVENHSACRTNRAGQRVLPNGQVWKPHLLLLSFASKILAEANTLLKLQDSPPGQPFAPRTRSPPLPFLLSSLLQSRPPVKLPVEQFGDDNDSLEDDLDESSDSEDESEYDELPPFKALTKAQLAKLTRTQRKAYYDELEYRERLFMKKQLKEEKKRRKMMKKMQAAANDIPTEYRENVEEESGGAASVPVPMPDLALPASFDSDNPTHRYRYLDSTNQWLVRPVLEPNGWDHDVGYEGINAERLFVVKEKIPISFSGQISKDKKDTSLQMEVASTIKHWEGKATSVGFDLQSVGKDIAYTLRSETRFSNWRKNKAVAGLSVTLLGDILTGGLKVEDKLIVNKQGQLVVSAGAIMGRGDVAYGGSLEATLRDKDHPLGRFLTTLGLSVMDWHGDLAIGCNLQSQIPVGRTSNFIGRVNVNNRGSGQVSIRVNSSEHLQIVLISFVPLVRKLLSYYQPVQYG; translated from the coding sequence ATGGAGAATGGGGTTGGTGTTGTTGATGGGGCTCCGTTGGGAGAGAGGAAGGGTGTGGAAGAGGAGGTTAGGGGTTCTACAGTAGAGGAAATGCCTATGATggagtcaaatgaattgaaggAATCCGAGGGGGATGATGAAGTGTATGAGGAGGCTATTGCTGGAGATACACCGAGAGTTGGTTTTGAGAAGAGAGTGGTCAGCGATGGTGGGAATGATAAGAAGCTTGAGGATTTGGATGCAGGAAGTGAGGCTGAGAAGTTTGAGGAGGCAATTGGGCTTCCAAGTGAGGATCGGAAGAATGAACCGGGTGAAGAAGGTTTGCTGAGCGAGCAGAGAACTAGTCCTGATggaaatttggaggaaaaatcAAATGGGAGGAGGGACAATGAAAAGTCGGGTCCTGTTCCTGTAGAGCTTCAGAACGGTGATCATTTGCACTTTGATGAAACATTGGCTCATGATACTGTGGCTGATGTTGCAACTGAACAGCAAGGGGACCAGGGCCATGAACCATTGGGAACTCAAAATGCTAATGAAGTCAAAGGAGGTAATACTGGTTCGTTGTCAGAGGTTGAAACCAATGGGGACATTTTGCATCAAAATAATGAGGGTTCAGAAGAGAATGAAACTGATGGTGTTATGATAGCCGAACATGAACATGACAAGTTTAAACAGCTCGAAAATGCTTCAGCAAGCGTGTCCTCTGAGCCTATGAATCATTCGGCTGAAGAGCAGGATGGCATTCCAACCAGTATGGCAAAAGGGAATCAGGATTCTGATGACAAACTGCATGAGGTCGTTCTAACTCATAGTGTTTCAGCTATTGAACATCAAGAAATAAGTCTGAGACAGCAAAATGATTTACAGCCATCTTTGGAGGAAAAGGCAGAAAATACTGAGCTTGAAAGGTCATTACCTACAGAAGATTCCATGGTAGAAAAATCTGAAAAGCTTGGTGTTAGGTCAGCTGGTTTGTTAGCAGAAAGTTTGGAGGGACCTAAGTCACAGCTTCCAGAGAAAACTGTTGATGATTATGAAGCTATGCTTGATGAACCTGAAAATAAAGATGAGCATAAGGCAACTAATCGAGTCATTCTGCAGAAGAGTGCTGATTTTGTGGCAGAAAGTTCTGGTGGTTCTCAGCATGAACTTGTGGATCCAAATGCTAGTGTCTCTGAATCCGTGCTTAAAGAACCTGAGAAGAAACATAAAGATGAGGAATACAAGGAAATGAAACAATCTATTCTGCGAAATGAAGGTGAGGATGTAAGACCAGCGAATGCTTCAGCTACAGCTAGATCCTCGAAGGCTTCTCATCCTGCTGGACTCGGACATTCTCCCTTGGGGACCAGAGAACAGCAAGTCAAACCAACACCTGATATTCCATCATCCTCTTTGGGGTCTGCAACTTCTGCTCCTGTGCCACCTCGTCCTGCTGGGCTTGGGCGTGCTGCTTCACTTTTGGAACCTGCTCCCCGTGTTGCGCAGCAGCCTCGCGTCAATGGAACAGTTTCCCCAGTACAGAACCAGCTAGTTGAAGAGCCAACGAATGGGGAAGCTGACGAAACTGATGAGACTCGTGAAAAACTTCAGATGATACGAGTAAAATTTCTGCGTCTTGCTCATAGACTTGGGCAGACTCCACATAATGTTGTTGTGGCCCAGGTCTTGTACAGACTAGGATTGGCTGAACAGCTACGGGGTAGAAATGGGGGTCGGGTTGCTGCCTTTAGCTTTGATCGTGCAAGTGCTATGGCTGAGCAGCTTGAGGCTGCTGGTCAGGAACCTTTGGATTTCTCCTGCACAATAATGGTTCTTGGAAAAACAGGGGTTGGCAAGAGTGCAACCATCAATtccatatttgatgaaattaagTTTGGCACTGATGCTTTTCAGTTGGGAACGAAGAAGGTTCAAGATGTTGTAGGCACTGTACAGGGGATCAAGGTGCGGGTTGTTGACACTCCAGGTCTGCTGCCTTCATGGTCAGACCAACGCAAGAACGAGAAAGTCCTCCAGTCAGTCAAACAGTATATTAAGAGAACACCCCCAGATATCATTTTGTATCTTGATAGATTGGATATGCCAAGCAGGGAATTTGGTGACATGCCGCTGCTGCGGACAATTACGGAAATTTTTGGACCATCAATATGGTTTAATGCTATAGTTGTTTTGACTCACGCTGCATCTGCTCCTCCTGAAGGGCCCAATGGTACTACCACAAGTTATGATATGTTTGTAACTCAGCGTTCTCATGTTGTCCAGCAAGCAATTCGCCAGGCTGCTGGAGATATGCGCCTTATGAATCCTGTTTCTTTGGTGGAGAACCACTCAGCATGCAGGACTAACCGAGCTGGGCAAAGAGTGTTACCAAACGGCCAGGTTTGGAAACCTCACTTGTTACTGTTGTCCTTCGCATCAAAAATTTTGGCTGAAGCAAATACACTATTGAAGTTACAAGATAGTCCACCTGGACAGCCTTTTGCTCCTAGAACAAGATCACCACCTCTACCTTTCTTGCTTTCTTCCCTTCTTCAATCAAGACCACCTGTAAAGCTGCCAGTGGAGCAGTTTGGTGATGATAATGACAGTTTAGAGGATGACTTGGATGAGTCATCAGACTCTGAAGATGAATCAGAATATGATGAGTTGCCACCATTCAAAGCGCTGACCAAGGCCCAGTTGGCAAAGCTTACGAGAACTCAGAGGAAGGCATATTATGATGAACTTGAATACCGGGAAAGGCTTTTCATGAAAAAGCAGTTGAAGGAAGAGAAGAAGCGTCgaaagatgatgaagaaaatgcaagctGCAGCAAATGATATTCCAACTGAATACAGAGAAAATGTAGAAGAAGAGAGTGGTGGTGCAGCATCTGTTCCAGTGCCTATGCCCGACTTGGCATTACCTGCTTCTTTTGATTCAGATAATCCAACTCATCGGTACCGTTATCTTGATTCGACCAACCAGTGGCTTGTGAGGCCTGTCCTAGAACCTAATGGTTGGGACCATGATGTTGGTTATGAGGGGATAAATGCGGAGAGACTTTTTGTGGTTAAGGAGAAGATACCAATATCTTTCTCTGGGCAAATTTCAAAGGATAAAAAGGACACCAGTCTCCAAATGGAGGTAGCCAGTACAATCAAGCATTGGGAAGGGAAAGCAACTTCTGTAGGGTTTGACTTGCAGTCGGTGGGGAAGGATATTGCTTATACACTACGAAGTGAGACAAGGTTTAGCAATTGGAGGAAGAATAAGGCAGTAGCTGGTTTGTCGGTAACGCTCCTAGGTGATATTTTGACTGGTGGACTTAAAGTTGAGGACAAATTGATCGTTAATAAGCAAGGTCAGTTGGTTGTCTCTGCTGGTGCCATAATGGGTCGTGGTGATGTTGCTTACGGTGGAAGTTTGGAAGCAACACTGAGGGACAAGGATCATCCGCTTGGGCGTTTCCTAACAACACTTGGCCTCTCTGTCATGGATTGGCATGGGGATCTTGCTATTGGATGCAATTTGCAGAGCCAGATCCCTGTTGGGCGAACTTCAAACTTTATCGGTCGGGTTAATGTTAATAACAGGGGATCTGGACAAGTTAGTATCCGTGTGAACAGCTCAGAACATCTTCAGATAGTTTTGATTAGTTTTGTTCCTCTCGTCAGAAAGCTGCTTTCTTATTATCAGCCTGTGCAGTATGGATAA